From a single Couchioplanes caeruleus genomic region:
- a CDS encoding NRAMP family divalent metal transporter, with product MSTDVTNPARTRRTALIGAIFLMATSAIGPGFITQTTTFTAKLGAAFAFGILVSILVDFVVQMNIWRIISISGRRAHEIANAVVPGAGHLLAALVILGGLVFNIGNVAGSGLGLNAALGLDPKLGGAISALIAIVIFAVKRAGLAMDRLLIVLGLVMIVLTVYVAVVSGPPVGTALKQTVLPDHIDFAAITTIVGGTVGGYITYSGAHRLLDSGTAGPEHIREVTRGALTGIAVTGLMRFVLFLAILGVVAGGVALDTSGNATAQAFRSAAGEFGERAFGIVLWAAAITSVVGAAFTSVSFFNAFSPKLTAGRPRSWATVAFIAVSAAVYLLIGTAPSALLVFAGGFNGLILPIGFTILLYAAWRRRELLQGYAYPVWLLVLGAAVAALTWYMGITSARTIFDYLAG from the coding sequence ATGTCGACGGACGTGACCAACCCCGCCAGGACCCGCCGGACCGCCCTCATCGGGGCGATCTTCCTGATGGCCACCAGCGCCATCGGGCCCGGCTTCATCACCCAGACCACCACCTTCACGGCGAAGCTGGGCGCCGCGTTCGCCTTCGGCATCCTGGTGTCGATCCTGGTGGACTTCGTCGTCCAGATGAACATCTGGCGGATCATCTCGATCAGCGGCCGCCGCGCCCACGAGATCGCCAACGCGGTCGTCCCGGGCGCCGGCCACCTGCTCGCCGCGCTGGTCATCCTCGGCGGGCTGGTGTTCAACATCGGCAACGTGGCCGGCTCCGGGCTCGGCCTCAACGCCGCCCTGGGCCTCGACCCCAAGCTCGGCGGCGCGATCAGCGCGCTGATCGCCATCGTCATCTTCGCGGTGAAGCGCGCCGGCCTGGCCATGGACCGGCTGCTCATCGTGCTCGGCCTGGTCATGATCGTGCTGACCGTGTACGTCGCGGTCGTGTCCGGCCCGCCCGTCGGCACCGCGCTCAAGCAGACCGTGCTGCCCGACCACATCGACTTCGCGGCGATCACCACGATCGTCGGCGGCACGGTCGGGGGCTACATCACGTACTCCGGGGCGCACCGGCTGCTGGACAGCGGCACCGCCGGGCCCGAGCACATCCGCGAGGTCACCCGCGGCGCGCTCACCGGCATCGCCGTCACCGGCCTCATGCGGTTCGTGCTGTTCCTGGCGATCCTCGGCGTGGTGGCCGGCGGCGTCGCCCTCGACACCTCCGGCAACGCGACCGCGCAGGCCTTCCGGTCGGCGGCCGGCGAGTTCGGCGAGCGGGCCTTCGGCATCGTGCTCTGGGCCGCCGCCATCACCTCCGTGGTCGGCGCGGCGTTCACCTCGGTGTCGTTCTTCAACGCCTTCTCGCCCAAGCTCACCGCGGGCCGCCCGCGCTCCTGGGCGACGGTCGCGTTCATCGCCGTCAGCGCCGCCGTCTACCTGCTGATCGGTACGGCGCCCTCGGCCCTGCTGGTCTTCGCCGGCGGCTTCAACGGCCTGATCCTGCCCATCGGCTTCACGATCCTGCTGTACGCGGCGTGGCGCCGGCGGGAACTGCTCCAGGGGTACGCGTACCCGGTGTGGCTGCTCGTGCTGGGCGCCGCCGTGGCCGCCCTCACCTGGTACATGGGCATCACGTCGGCGCGCACGATCTTCGACTACCTGGCCGGCTGA
- a CDS encoding LamB/YcsF family protein, whose amino-acid sequence MDLNSDLGEGFGTWRLGDDAAMLGIVSSANVACGFHAGDPRTLLATCERAVSSGVVIGAQVGYRDLAGFGRRFIDYETEDLVADLIYQIGALDGLARAAGDRVLYVKPHGALYNAIVHHEQQAAAVVDAVRRYDPDLPVLGLPGSAFLRLAEDAGLRTVREAFADRGYHPDGTLVSRRLPGALLHDPAEVAERMVRLVTDRTLVAVDGSVIKVEADSICVHGDSPGAVEMARAVHDGLTAAGVRITAFAGAGA is encoded by the coding sequence ATGGACCTCAACAGCGACCTCGGCGAGGGCTTCGGCACCTGGCGCCTCGGCGACGACGCCGCGATGCTGGGCATCGTCAGCAGCGCCAACGTGGCCTGCGGCTTCCACGCCGGCGATCCGCGGACGCTGCTCGCCACCTGCGAGCGGGCGGTCTCGAGCGGCGTGGTCATCGGCGCCCAGGTCGGCTACCGGGACCTGGCCGGCTTCGGGCGGCGCTTCATCGACTACGAGACCGAGGACCTGGTCGCCGACCTCATCTACCAGATCGGCGCCCTGGACGGCCTGGCCCGCGCCGCCGGCGACCGGGTGCTGTACGTCAAGCCGCACGGCGCGCTCTACAACGCGATCGTGCATCACGAGCAGCAGGCCGCCGCGGTGGTCGACGCGGTCCGCCGGTACGACCCCGACCTGCCGGTGCTGGGCCTGCCCGGCTCCGCGTTCCTGCGGCTCGCCGAGGACGCCGGGCTGCGGACCGTCCGCGAGGCCTTCGCCGACCGCGGCTACCACCCCGACGGCACGCTCGTCTCCCGGCGGCTGCCCGGGGCGCTGCTGCACGATCCCGCCGAGGTCGCCGAGCGCATGGTCCGGCTGGTCACCGACCGCACCCTGGTGGCCGTCGACGGGTCCGTGATCAAGGTGGAGGCCGATTCGATCTGCGTGCACGGCGACTCGCCGGGCGCCGTGGAGATGGCCCGGGCCGTGCACGACGGGCTCACGGCCGCGGGCGTACGCATCACCGCCTTCGCCGGAGCCGGCGCATGA
- a CDS encoding putative hydro-lyase: protein MTAAADLRARFRAGLVRPTAGLAPGVAQANLIAVPRDWAWDMLLYAQRNPRPCPVLDVTDPGSPATVLAPGADVRTDLPLYRIWRDGAFVEEVPDATAAWRDDLVAFLIGCSFSFEASLIEAGIDVRHISAGSNVPMYRTSRDCRPAGRMRGELVVSMRPIPADRVADAVTISGRFPAVHGAPVHIGDPAGLGIGDLAKPDFGEPVEIRPGEIPVFWACGVTPQAAVMASQVPYAITHAPGHMFVTDVPDTEYEA, encoded by the coding sequence ATGACCGCCGCGGCCGACCTGCGCGCGCGGTTCCGGGCCGGCCTGGTCCGGCCCACGGCCGGCCTCGCGCCCGGCGTGGCGCAGGCCAACCTCATCGCCGTGCCCCGCGACTGGGCCTGGGACATGCTGCTCTACGCCCAGCGCAACCCCAGGCCCTGTCCGGTGCTCGACGTGACCGACCCCGGCTCGCCGGCCACCGTCCTCGCCCCCGGCGCCGACGTGCGCACCGACCTGCCGCTCTACCGGATCTGGCGCGACGGCGCGTTCGTCGAGGAGGTCCCGGACGCGACCGCGGCCTGGCGCGACGACCTGGTGGCGTTCCTCATCGGCTGCAGCTTCAGCTTCGAGGCCTCCCTCATCGAGGCGGGCATCGACGTCCGGCACATCTCCGCGGGCAGCAACGTGCCGATGTACCGCACCAGCCGCGACTGCCGGCCGGCCGGGCGGATGCGCGGCGAACTGGTGGTCTCCATGCGGCCGATCCCGGCGGACCGGGTGGCGGACGCGGTGACGATCAGCGGCCGTTTCCCCGCGGTGCACGGCGCGCCGGTGCACATCGGGGACCCGGCCGGGCTGGGTATCGGCGACCTCGCCAAGCCCGACTTCGGCGAGCCGGTGGAGATCCGGCCGGGAGAGATCCCGGTCTTCTGGGCCTGCGGCGTCACGCCTCAGGCGGCCGTGATGGCCTCGCAGGTCCCGTACGCCATCACCCACGCACCCGGGCACATGTTCGTGACCGACGTGCCCGACACGGAATACGAGGCATGA